From a region of the Mercurialis annua linkage group LG1-X, ddMerAnnu1.2, whole genome shotgun sequence genome:
- the LOC126680432 gene encoding pentatricopeptide repeat-containing protein At4g38150-like, translating to MHMKFAMAQANKLRLCFTHSLLFKFSSSKLPLTFLQQHFLRSFCTHNKPTINTKVNFSPSHSDSDSDTENDFIKKEIDKSQLPPPYNPFDKKPIPENSDDPNNLQLIFHKMRSEGLQNNAVKMFDALSKDGLTHEALQLFSHIKNKGHMPDVVAYTAVIEAYANAGGQSKEALKAFMKMLAVGVAPNAYTYTVLIKGLAGDGKLSDSSKYLLKMMGKGMRPNAGTYGAVFEAYAKAEKVEEAKFLLQQMRGKGFVADEKAVREVLSNKRGQVFRTVINILFDK from the coding sequence ATGCACATGAAATTCGCCATGGCACAAGCAAACAAATTAAGACTCTGCTTCACCCACTCACTTCTCTTCAAATTCTCTTCTTCAAAACTCCCATTAACGTTTCTACAGCAACACTTCCTTAGATCATTCTGCACCCACAACAAACCCACCATCAACACCAAGGTAAACTTTTCACCCTCCCATTCCGATTCCGATTCCGACACCGAAAACGATTTCATAAAGAAAGAAATCGACAAATCCCAACTCCCTCCTCCCTACAATCCTTTCGACAAGAAACCCATTCCCGAAAACTCCGACGATCCCAACAATCTTCAGTTAATCTTCCACAAAATGCGGTCCGAGGGTCTCCAAAACAATGCAGTCAAGATGTTCGACGCATTGTCCAAAGACGGACTCACCCACGAGGCCTTACAACTCTTCTCCCACATTAAAAACAAAGGCCATATGCCTGACGTGGTGGCTTACACAGCTGTGATCGAAGCATACGCGAATGCCGGTGGTCAGTCTAAGGAGGCTCTCAAGGCGTTTATGAAAATGCTGGCTGTTGGGGTTGCTCCTAATGCTTATACTTACACTGTGCTTATTAAAGGGCTTGCTGGTGATGGGAAGTTGAGTGATTCTAGTAAGTATTTGTTGAAAATGATGGGTAAGGGTATGCGTCCGAATGCGGGTACTTATGGTGCGGTGTTTGAAGCGTATGCGAAGGCGGAGAAGGTCGAGGAGGCGAAATTTCTGTTGCAGCAGATGAGGGGAAAAGGGTTTGTGGCCGATGAGAAGGCGGTGCGAGAGGTTCTGAGTAACAAAAGAGGTCAGGTGTTTAGAACTGTCATCAACATTCTGTTTGATAAGTAG
- the LOC126680454 gene encoding E3 ubiquitin-protein ligase RSL1-like — MGNRLQKPQETKTVEEQEQQEEEVSSFTCEICIEPMLSNRKFKNGSLCSHPFCLDCISRYVEVTIEAIGGNLKCPGLSCKHPLDPLSCRPIIAKPLFDKWCDLLCDSVALGVERCYCPYRDCSALILNECKENLNKIKCPNCKKHFCYQCKIPWHAGYQCTESGQLRDRNDVLVGELIEEKKWTRCYNCGHSVERISGCRDVKCKCGVRFCHQCGGRFHLGPCRHKCCGDAIYMFIFLVILIIFCYLLYHQVNIMSSV; from the exons ATGGGAAACAGACTGCAAAAGCCCCAAGAAACAAAGACAGTAGAAGAGCAAGAGCAACAAGAAGAAGAGGTTTCAAGTTTCACATGTGAAATATGCATTGAACCGATGCTATCGAACAGGAAATTTAAGAATGGTAGTTTATGTTCTCATCCTTTCTGCCTGGATTGCATATCGAGATATGTTGAGGTGACAATAGAAGCCATCGGTGGGAACCTCAAATGCCCTGGACTTAGTTGCAAGCATCCATTAGACCCTCTCTCATGCAGGCCTATCATCGCAAAGCCTCTTTTCGACAAATGGTGTGATCTTCTATGTGATTCAGTGGCTTTAGGGGTCGAAAGGTGCTATTGTCCATATCGAGATTGCTCAGCGTTGATTTTAAATGAATGTAAGGAAAATctgaacaaaatcaaatgtcCTAACTGCAAGAAACACTTCTGCTATCAATGCAAGATTCCGTGGCATGCAGGATATCAGTGCACCGAGAGTGGACAACTGAGAGATAGAAATGATGTTCTGGTTGGGGAACTTATAGAGGAGAAGAAGTGGACTAGATGCTATAATTGTGGTCACTCTGTTGAGCGAATTAGTGGTTGCAGAGATGTCAAATGCAA ATGTGGAGTTCGTTTTTGCCATCAATGTGGAGGAAGATTCCACTTGGGTCCTTGTAGACACAAGTGCTGTGGAGATGCTATCTACATGTTCATATTTTTGGTGATATTGATTATATTTTGCTATCTCCTCTATCATCAGGTGAACATAATGTCATCTGTATAG
- the LOC126680440 gene encoding E3 ubiquitin-protein ligase RSL1-like yields the protein MGNRLQKPQETKVVEEHEQQVEEVSNFTCEICFEPMLSNRKFKNGSLCSHPFCLDCISRYVEVTIEAISGNLKCPGLSCKHPLDPLSCRPIIAKPLFDKWCDLLCDSVALGVERCYCPYRDCSALILNECKENLNKIKCPNCKKHFCYQCKIPWHAGYQCTESGQLRDRNDVLVGELIEEKKWTRCYNCGHSVERISGCREVKCKCGVRFCHQCGERLHLCSCRHKRCGDAICLFIFLVIFIIFCYLLYLTLWKGFVNTASTERCLRNTTYL from the exons ATGGGAAACAGACTGCAAAAACCCCAAGAAACAAAGGTGGTAGAAGAGCACGAGCAACAAGTAGAAGAGGTGTCGAATTTCACATGTGAAATATGCTTTGAACCGATGCTATCGAACAGGAAATTTAAGAATGGTAGTTTATGTTCTCATCCTTTCTGCCTGGATTGCATATCGAGATATGTTGAGGTAACAATAGAAGCCATCAGTGGGAACCTCAAATGCCCTGGACTTAGTTGCAAGCATCCATTAGACCCTCTCTCATGCAGGCCTATCATCGCAAAGCCTCTTTTCGACAAATGGTGCGATCTTCTATGTGATTCAGTGGCTTTAGGGGTCGAAAGGTGCTATTGTCCATACCGAGATTGCTCAGCGTTGATTTTAAATGAATGTAAGGAAAATctgaacaaaatcaaatgtcCTAACTGCAAGAAACACTTCTGCTATCAATGCAAGATTCCGTGGCATGCAGGATATCAGTGCACCGAGAGTGGACAACTGAGAGATAGAAATGATGTTCTGGTTGGGGAACTTATAGAGGAGAAGAAGTGGACTAGATGCTATAATTGTGGCCACTCTGTTGAGCGAATTAGTGGTTGCAGAGAAGTAAAATGCAA ATGTGGAGTTCGTTTTTGCCATCAATGTGGAGAAAGATTGCACTTGTGTTCTTGTAGGCACAAGCGTTGTGGAGATGCTATCTGCCTGTTCATATTTTTGgtgatatttattatattttgctATCTCCTCTATCTTACGCTGTGGAAAGGTTTCGTAAATACAGCTTCGACGGAGAGATGTTTAAGAAATACTACGTACTTGTAA